A genomic region of Friedmanniella luteola contains the following coding sequences:
- a CDS encoding tyrosinase family protein codes for MATLLGETWTGADGGAWPAAWQPQAEQSGTATLQGSAGRLVTRTGVTTAARQQTVGSLTGGDYDITVTITVPGGQAGFSIGIAWRADGTSDPAAGPGSRMFPLNGHSLRLDTNGSSYFYRHNNGSLTDINTTPASIGSWLGTGARRVRVQQVGTALRLKVWPASVAEPAIWALEATDPGAWTSGGKVSLGVGAGFNNAAPSTTSTAVFDDLVVAGGATDTPSPTPTATATPTPTASPTPTATTTTTSPPPPTIGTRRNWALMSAADQQAVISGLQRAKTSGAYDNLTRLHQQAMLGTASDWHGRAIFLPVHRWFLRQLETAMGVAMPYWDWVNRPFPTGLGGDGTAAQNYRVTSGPFASWVSVLYNSGSGTFSTRAGIIRRFGSAATSLPTAAQLTNVLNQTVYDASPWDYRAAGIRNWLEGSIGSQTPAMHNRVHEWVGGDMRMGTSPNDPVFWFHHANVDRIWAGWQTRRGVSTYAGPAGQGANDPMPLTGGVTPAQMFPLPAYDQLP; via the coding sequence ATGGCCACTTTGTTGGGCGAGACATGGACAGGCGCGGACGGGGGCGCTTGGCCCGCCGCGTGGCAGCCGCAGGCCGAGCAGAGCGGGACGGCGACGCTCCAGGGCAGCGCCGGCCGGCTGGTCACCCGGACCGGGGTGACCACGGCGGCCCGTCAGCAGACGGTGGGCTCCCTCACGGGCGGCGACTACGACATCACGGTGACGATCACCGTGCCCGGGGGCCAGGCCGGGTTCAGCATCGGCATCGCCTGGCGGGCGGACGGCACCTCCGACCCCGCCGCCGGCCCCGGATCGCGGATGTTCCCCCTGAACGGGCACAGCCTGCGGCTGGACACCAACGGCAGCTCCTACTTCTACCGGCACAACAACGGGAGCCTGACCGACATCAACACCACGCCCGCCAGCATCGGGAGCTGGCTGGGCACCGGGGCCCGCAGGGTCCGGGTCCAGCAGGTGGGCACCGCCCTCCGCCTCAAGGTCTGGCCCGCGAGCGTCGCCGAGCCCGCCATCTGGGCGCTGGAGGCGACAGACCCGGGTGCCTGGACGAGCGGCGGGAAGGTGAGCCTCGGCGTCGGCGCCGGGTTCAACAACGCAGCGCCGAGCACCACCTCGACGGCGGTGTTCGACGACCTCGTCGTCGCCGGGGGCGCGACCGACACCCCGTCGCCGACACCGACCGCGACGGCGACCCCCACGCCGACGGCGTCCCCGACCCCGACCGCCACCACGACCACCACGTCCCCGCCCCCGCCGACGATCGGGACCCGGCGCAACTGGGCGCTGATGAGTGCCGCCGACCAGCAGGCCGTCATCAGCGGCCTGCAGCGGGCCAAGACCTCCGGCGCCTACGACAACCTGACGCGGCTCCACCAGCAGGCGATGCTGGGGACGGCGTCCGACTGGCACGGTCGGGCGATCTTCCTGCCGGTCCACCGGTGGTTCCTCCGGCAGCTCGAGACCGCCATGGGTGTGGCGATGCCGTACTGGGACTGGGTCAACCGGCCCTTCCCCACCGGGCTGGGCGGCGACGGCACGGCCGCCCAGAACTACCGCGTCACGAGCGGGCCGTTCGCCAGCTGGGTCTCGGTGCTCTACAACTCCGGCTCGGGGACGTTCAGCACGCGGGCGGGGATCATCCGCCGCTTCGGCAGCGCCGCGACGAGCCTCCCGACCGCGGCGCAGCTGACCAACGTCCTCAACCAGACGGTGTACGACGCGTCCCCCTGGGACTACCGCGCGGCCGGCATCCGGAACTGGTTGGAGGGCTCGATCGGGTCGCAGACGCCGGCCATGCACAACCGGGTCCACGAATGGGTGGGCGGGGACATGCGCATGGGCACCTCACCGAACGACCCCGTGTTCTGGTTCCACCACGCGAACGTCGACCGGATCTGGGCCGGCTGGCAGACCCGACGAGGCGTGTCCACCTACGCCGGCCCCGCCGGCCAGGGCGCGAACGACCCGATGCCCTTGACCGGGGGCGTCACCCCGGCTCAGATGTTCCCCCTTCCTGCGTACGACCAACTTCCGTGA
- a CDS encoding nucleotide sugar dehydrogenase: MRIAIFGMGYVGMVTAAGLASQGHEVCGVDVDPLKVEHIRSGRSPVVEPGIEDLVARAVADGRLTATTDPVVALERADVSLLCVGTPSLPYGGTDLSYLDNAVRDIRAAMDVATPPASGFHAVVVRSTVPPGTGDAVVAPHFRDDRSAQGWAVGTAMCPEFLREGCGLADFYHPPFVVVGSADWRATATLTAMFAFLGKEVRSVDVRSAEALKYACNAFHATKITFANEMARIFRTFGVDSREVMKVFAEDTVLNISSAYLKPGFAFGGSCLPKDLRALVDMARLNALDVPLLTGTLHSNELVIRDAVDRLIGSPHRRVAILGLSFKMDTDDLRESPHVELAERLLGKGFEVRIYDPIINPERLIGSNLRYVEQRLPHLSRLLHATPREVLLGCDAAVVSTSDPARSRGAEAPLAGLGPRPARRSRRGDRAAARLRGDRVEGVSSPSGGSPPRVLVIVQNLPVPFDRRVWLECQALTAAGYDVTVVCPKGKGDPSHEVLEGVTLLKYPPYAPGGSALGFVLEYAYSFLATARLVLRARRAGRLAVLQACNPPDIFWPIARWLRLRDGTRFVFDHHDLCPELYESRFPQGSRLARRGLLLLERATFRTADHVVSTNTSYAEVARRRGGRSATEVTVVRTGPDEERLRTVAPNPALRRGRAHLVAYIGVMGPQDGVDLAVRAAAHVVHQAGRRDVTFIFMGRGDCYEELLALRDELGLADHLELPGRVSDEVMRDVLSTAEVGLSPDPKNPLNDLSTMNKTLEYMAFGLPVVAYDLKETRVSAGEAATYVPSGDVTAYADAILALLDDPDRRQAMGRAGRRRVDDGLSWRHQRDAYVAVFDALHHGAEVGALTPRSHQGA; the protein is encoded by the coding sequence GTGAGGATCGCGATCTTCGGCATGGGCTATGTCGGCATGGTCACGGCGGCCGGGCTCGCCTCGCAGGGACACGAGGTGTGCGGCGTCGACGTCGACCCGCTCAAGGTCGAGCACATCCGCTCCGGCCGCAGCCCCGTCGTGGAGCCCGGGATCGAGGACCTCGTCGCCAGGGCGGTGGCGGACGGCCGGCTGACCGCGACGACGGACCCGGTGGTCGCACTCGAGCGCGCCGACGTCTCCCTGCTGTGCGTGGGCACCCCGTCCCTGCCCTACGGCGGTACCGACCTGTCCTACCTCGACAACGCGGTGCGTGACATCCGGGCCGCGATGGACGTCGCGACGCCACCCGCCTCCGGCTTCCACGCGGTGGTCGTGCGGAGCACGGTGCCCCCGGGGACCGGGGACGCCGTCGTCGCCCCCCACTTCCGGGACGACCGGTCAGCGCAGGGCTGGGCGGTGGGCACGGCGATGTGCCCCGAGTTCCTCCGGGAGGGCTGCGGGCTGGCCGACTTCTACCACCCACCCTTCGTCGTCGTCGGCAGCGCCGACTGGCGGGCCACCGCGACCCTGACGGCGATGTTCGCCTTCCTGGGCAAGGAGGTCCGGTCGGTGGACGTCCGCAGCGCCGAGGCCCTGAAGTACGCCTGCAACGCCTTCCACGCCACCAAGATCACGTTCGCCAACGAGATGGCGAGGATCTTCCGCACCTTCGGCGTGGACTCGCGCGAGGTGATGAAGGTGTTCGCGGAGGACACGGTGCTGAACATCTCGTCCGCCTACCTCAAGCCCGGCTTCGCATTCGGCGGCTCCTGCCTCCCGAAGGACCTGCGGGCGCTCGTGGACATGGCACGGCTCAACGCTCTCGACGTCCCGCTACTCACGGGCACCCTGCACTCGAACGAGCTGGTCATCCGGGACGCCGTGGACCGGCTGATCGGCAGCCCCCACCGCCGGGTCGCCATCCTGGGACTCAGCTTCAAGATGGACACCGACGACCTGCGGGAGAGCCCGCACGTCGAGCTCGCGGAGCGGCTGCTCGGCAAAGGCTTCGAGGTGCGGATCTACGACCCGATCATCAACCCCGAGCGCCTCATCGGCTCGAACCTGCGGTACGTGGAGCAGCGGCTGCCGCACCTCAGCCGGTTGCTGCACGCGACGCCCCGGGAGGTCCTCCTCGGCTGCGACGCCGCCGTCGTGTCCACCTCGGACCCGGCCCGCTCTCGAGGAGCTGAAGCTCCGCTCGCCGGACTGGGTCCTCGACCTGCACGGCGCTCTCGGCGAGGAGATCGAGCGGCTGCCCGGCTACGAGGGGATCGGGTGGAAGGTGTGAGCAGTCCCTCCGGGGGATCGCCACCGCGGGTGCTGGTCATCGTCCAGAACCTGCCGGTCCCGTTCGACCGGCGGGTCTGGCTGGAGTGCCAGGCGCTGACCGCTGCGGGCTACGACGTCACCGTCGTCTGCCCGAAGGGGAAGGGCGACCCGTCCCACGAGGTGCTCGAGGGCGTCACCCTCCTCAAGTACCCCCCGTACGCCCCCGGGGGCAGCGCGCTCGGCTTCGTCCTCGAGTACGCCTACTCCTTCCTCGCCACGGCGAGGCTGGTGCTGCGCGCCCGCCGTGCGGGCAGGCTCGCGGTCCTGCAGGCGTGCAACCCGCCGGACATCTTCTGGCCGATCGCCCGGTGGCTCCGGCTCCGGGACGGCACCCGCTTCGTCTTCGACCACCACGACCTCTGCCCCGAGCTCTACGAGTCCCGCTTCCCGCAGGGCAGCCGGCTGGCCCGACGCGGCCTGCTGCTGCTGGAGCGGGCCACCTTCAGGACGGCGGACCACGTCGTGTCGACGAACACGTCCTACGCCGAGGTCGCCCGCCGGCGCGGCGGCAGGTCGGCGACCGAGGTCACCGTGGTGCGGACGGGTCCCGACGAGGAGCGTCTGCGGACGGTCGCCCCGAACCCGGCGCTGCGCCGCGGTCGGGCCCACCTCGTGGCCTACATCGGCGTCATGGGACCGCAGGACGGGGTCGACCTCGCGGTGCGGGCCGCGGCGCACGTCGTGCACCAGGCCGGCCGCCGCGACGTCACGTTCATCTTCATGGGCCGGGGTGACTGCTACGAGGAGCTCCTCGCCCTGCGGGACGAGCTCGGGCTGGCCGACCACCTGGAGCTCCCCGGCCGGGTCTCCGACGAGGTGATGCGTGACGTCCTCTCCACCGCCGAGGTCGGGCTCTCCCCCGACCCGAAGAACCCGCTGAACGACCTGTCGACGATGAACAAGACGCTGGAGTACATGGCCTTCGGACTGCCCGTGGTCGCCTACGACCTCAAGGAGACCCGGGTGTCCGCCGGCGAGGCGGCGACGTACGTGCCGAGCGGCGACGTGACCGCCTACGCGGACGCCATCCTGGCGCTGCTGGACGACCCGGACCGGCGGCAGGCGATGGGCCGGGCCGGTCGGCGGCGGGTCGACGACGGCCTCAGCTGGCGCCACCAGCGCGACGCCTACGTCGCGGTCTTCGACGCCCTGCACCACGGGGCCGAGGTGGGTGCCCTCACCCCGCGGTCGCACCAGGGCGCGTGA
- a CDS encoding LOG family protein: MTRRLVEIDSLADFDAHSQGSARMSGWVVQSVDLTDRSAELLAHDPRGAVLLGCRLEPGVEDELRRRGALLFPRLPDLPFDPYRPSLYDADALYGSGAYAGSPDAAVYAWSKSTGPAALAHTLAATLHDHAITDALDDATAGTDPARVVGVMGGHALQRGEPGYAAAATLGGRLARAGLTVLTGGGPGAMEAANLGAYLSPWPDALDPALDLLGTAPTYRAALDGWLDAARAVRACWPVDGAGASLSIPTWFYGHEPTNVFATGIAKYFANALREDTLLHRCRGGIVYLPGQAGTVQEIFQAVTENFYAADASLVAPMVLVGVEHWTRSYPAWPLLQALGAGRAMGRVVHCVDSVEEAADLVG, encoded by the coding sequence ATGACCCGCCGCCTCGTCGAGATCGACTCCCTCGCCGACTTCGACGCCCACAGCCAGGGGTCGGCGCGGATGAGCGGCTGGGTGGTGCAGTCGGTGGACCTCACCGACCGGTCGGCCGAGCTGCTGGCCCACGACCCGCGCGGGGCGGTGCTCCTCGGCTGCCGGCTGGAACCGGGGGTGGAGGACGAGCTGCGCCGCCGCGGCGCCCTGCTGTTCCCCCGGCTGCCCGACCTGCCCTTCGACCCCTACCGCCCCAGCCTGTACGACGCGGACGCCCTGTACGGGTCCGGTGCGTACGCGGGCAGCCCGGACGCCGCCGTCTACGCCTGGTCGAAGTCCACCGGGCCCGCCGCGCTGGCGCACACCCTCGCGGCCACCCTGCACGACCACGCCATCACCGACGCCCTCGACGACGCCACCGCCGGCACCGACCCCGCCCGGGTCGTCGGGGTGATGGGCGGCCACGCGCTGCAGCGCGGCGAGCCGGGCTACGCCGCCGCGGCCACCCTCGGCGGGCGGCTGGCCCGCGCCGGCCTGACCGTGCTCACCGGCGGCGGGCCGGGCGCGATGGAGGCGGCCAACCTCGGTGCCTACCTCAGCCCCTGGCCCGACGCCCTCGACCCCGCCCTGGACCTGCTCGGCACCGCGCCGACCTACCGCGCCGCGCTGGACGGCTGGCTGGACGCCGCCCGCGCGGTGCGGGCCTGCTGGCCCGTCGACGGCGCGGGGGCCAGCCTGTCGATCCCCACCTGGTTCTACGGCCACGAGCCGACCAACGTCTTCGCCACCGGCATCGCCAAGTACTTCGCCAACGCCCTGCGCGAGGACACCCTGCTGCACCGCTGCCGAGGCGGCATCGTCTACCTGCCCGGGCAGGCCGGCACCGTGCAGGAGATCTTCCAGGCCGTCACCGAGAACTTCTACGCCGCCGACGCCTCGTTGGTGGCCCCGATGGTCCTGGTGGGCGTGGAGCACTGGACCCGCAGCTACCCCGCCTGGCCCCTGCTGCAGGCCCTCGGAGCGGGCCGGGCGATGGGCCGGGTCGTGCACTGCGTCGACAGCGTCGAGGAGGCCGCGGACCTGGTGGGCTGA
- a CDS encoding aldo/keto reductase → MGRTERPVSVIGLGTWQLGGDWGEVSESDALALLEASVEAGVTVLDTADVYGDGRSEQLIGRFIGDHPDLDLTVMTKMGRRVDQVPENYTLDNFRAWTDRSRRNLGVDQLDLVQLHCPPTSVYSHDAVYDALDTLVADGVIAHYGVSVETCDEALTAISRRGTATVQIILNAFRLKPLEYVLPAAQEAGVGVIARVPLASGLLSGKYTPDTQFAESDHRSYNRDGSAFDVGETFSGVDYETGVAAAVEFSTLVAALPFPVTPAQAALAWVAQQPGVSTVIPGARTPAQARSNAEAGSFAKLPEEFLAAVADLYDRRIRAQVHARW, encoded by the coding sequence TTGGGCAGAACAGAGCGGCCGGTCTCGGTCATCGGCCTCGGCACCTGGCAGCTGGGCGGTGACTGGGGCGAGGTGAGCGAGTCCGACGCGCTGGCCCTGCTCGAGGCGTCGGTGGAGGCGGGTGTCACGGTCCTCGACACCGCCGACGTCTACGGCGACGGCCGCAGCGAGCAGCTGATCGGCCGGTTCATCGGCGACCACCCCGACCTCGACCTCACCGTCATGACGAAGATGGGCCGCCGCGTCGACCAGGTGCCGGAGAACTACACCCTGGACAACTTCCGGGCCTGGACCGACCGCTCCCGGCGCAACCTCGGCGTGGACCAGCTGGACCTCGTCCAGCTGCACTGCCCGCCCACCTCGGTGTACTCCCACGACGCGGTCTACGACGCGCTGGACACCCTGGTCGCCGACGGCGTGATCGCCCACTACGGCGTCAGCGTCGAAACCTGCGACGAGGCGCTGACCGCCATCTCCCGCCGGGGGACCGCGACCGTGCAGATCATCCTCAACGCCTTCCGGCTGAAGCCGCTGGAGTACGTGCTGCCCGCCGCCCAGGAGGCCGGCGTCGGCGTCATCGCGCGGGTCCCGCTGGCCAGCGGGCTGCTCAGCGGGAAGTACACCCCCGACACGCAGTTCGCGGAGAGCGACCACCGCAGCTACAACCGGGACGGCTCCGCCTTCGACGTCGGCGAGACGTTCTCCGGCGTCGACTACGAGACCGGGGTGGCCGCCGCGGTCGAGTTCTCGACCCTGGTCGCCGCCCTGCCCTTCCCCGTCACGCCGGCCCAGGCCGCGCTGGCCTGGGTGGCGCAGCAGCCGGGCGTCAGCACGGTCATCCCCGGCGCCCGGACACCTGCCCAGGCCCGCAGCAACGCCGAGGCGGGCTCGTTCGCGAAGCTGCCGGAGGAGTTCCTGGCCGCGGTCGCCGACCTCTACGACCGGCGGATCCGCGCCCAGGTGCACGCCCGCTGGTGA
- a CDS encoding S1C family serine protease, protein MARRYGWARRVAGATALTAAVGLPGLPVAAASAGAAASVGAGAGVVALADWGRSGGYGGWGQHADPGATGTVGAGTTTVDSDPATAAESAGVVLVDTVLGYEDAAGAGTGIVLTSTGEILTNYHVVEGATAIRVTVASTGDTYTAEVVGHSAGADVALLQLDGASGLTTAAVDDDTLAAGDAVTAVGNAGGTGTLTAADGTVTALEASITTAAEGSVAGERLTGLIETDADVVAGDSGGPLVDAEGEVVGIDTAASSGTAIDGYAIPIEDALAVVDQITSGESGAGVQVGASAFLGVQVTDTATADPGAAWGTATVAGDGALVAGVVDGSPAATAGLAAADTITAVGGDAVDSAAGLSTALEGRAVGDRVEVTWTDASGSTRTATVTLAASPTA, encoded by the coding sequence ATGGCACGCAGGTACGGATGGGCACGACGGGTCGCGGGAGCGACGGCGCTGACGGCGGCCGTGGGGCTGCCGGGCCTCCCGGTCGCCGCGGCGTCGGCCGGCGCGGCCGCGTCGGTCGGCGCCGGGGCAGGCGTGGTGGCCCTCGCCGACTGGGGCCGGTCCGGCGGGTACGGCGGCTGGGGGCAGCACGCCGACCCGGGCGCGACCGGCACCGTCGGTGCGGGGACCACCACCGTCGACTCCGACCCGGCCACCGCCGCCGAGTCGGCCGGCGTCGTGCTGGTGGACACCGTGCTCGGCTACGAGGACGCCGCTGGCGCGGGCACCGGCATCGTGCTGACGTCCACCGGGGAGATCCTCACCAACTACCACGTCGTCGAGGGCGCCACCGCGATCCGGGTGACCGTCGCCAGCACCGGGGACACCTACACCGCCGAGGTCGTGGGGCACAGCGCCGGCGCCGACGTCGCGCTGCTGCAGCTGGACGGTGCGAGCGGGCTGACCACGGCCGCGGTCGACGACGACACCCTGGCCGCGGGTGACGCTGTCACCGCCGTCGGGAACGCCGGCGGCACCGGCACGCTGACCGCGGCCGACGGCACGGTGACTGCCCTCGAGGCCTCCATCACCACCGCGGCCGAGGGCTCGGTGGCCGGCGAGCGGCTGACCGGGCTGATCGAGACCGACGCCGACGTGGTGGCCGGGGACTCGGGCGGCCCCCTGGTCGACGCCGAGGGCGAGGTCGTCGGCATCGACACCGCCGCGTCCAGCGGGACGGCCATCGACGGTTACGCCATCCCGATCGAGGACGCCCTCGCCGTCGTCGACCAGATCACCAGCGGCGAGTCCGGTGCCGGTGTCCAGGTCGGCGCCTCCGCCTTCCTCGGAGTCCAGGTCACCGACACCGCGACGGCCGACCCGGGCGCCGCGTGGGGCACCGCGACCGTCGCGGGCGACGGAGCGCTCGTGGCCGGCGTGGTGGACGGCTCTCCCGCCGCGACCGCCGGGCTGGCCGCCGCGGACACGATCACCGCGGTCGGTGGGGACGCCGTCGACTCGGCGGCCGGGCTGAGCACGGCTCTCGAGGGCCGCGCCGTCGGCGACCGGGTCGAGGTGACCTGGACCGACGCGTCCGGGTCGACCCGGACGGCGACCGTCACGCTCGCGGCGAGCCCGACCGCCTGA
- a CDS encoding DUF805 domain-containing protein — MTTETGTTDVSQPGHETHDGSTGDQGAGAPQPHQPTDQQPHGSSPLDPQAGPGSYGQPSGAAPYGQPGSASSAPDPQPWGQSPQGYGQQPASPPQGYGQVPGYGEQGYPQQSYADPTGYPQGYGQQGYGQQGYPQPGYGDPAGYGQQGYGQQGYGQDPYAQTSGQGGYGQAWPATPGGTPTLDQPWYGIGPVDAVKRAFQKYARFDGRASRSEYWWFVLATTILSLILYIPFVAVAASAESGSDDVPAGAVVLGIIAVLVLLAVVVPSIAVTVRRLHDAGFSGWLYLVNLVPYVGSLVILILTILPSKPEGARYDRRPAGPAYYQG; from the coding sequence GTGACCACAGAGACGGGAACGACGGACGTGAGCCAGCCAGGGCACGAGACGCACGACGGTTCGACGGGCGACCAGGGCGCCGGGGCGCCGCAGCCGCACCAGCCGACCGACCAGCAGCCGCACGGGTCGTCCCCGCTCGACCCGCAGGCGGGGCCGGGCTCCTACGGCCAGCCGTCGGGCGCGGCCCCCTACGGCCAGCCCGGCTCCGCCTCGTCCGCCCCCGACCCGCAGCCCTGGGGTCAGTCCCCGCAGGGCTACGGGCAGCAGCCCGCCTCCCCGCCGCAGGGCTACGGGCAGGTCCCGGGCTACGGCGAGCAGGGCTACCCGCAGCAGAGCTACGCCGACCCGACCGGCTACCCGCAGGGCTACGGGCAGCAGGGCTACGGGCAGCAGGGGTACCCGCAACCGGGGTACGGCGATCCCGCCGGCTACGGGCAGCAGGGCTACGGGCAGCAGGGGTACGGGCAGGACCCGTACGCGCAGACCTCCGGGCAGGGCGGCTACGGCCAGGCCTGGCCCGCCACCCCGGGCGGCACCCCCACCCTCGACCAGCCCTGGTACGGCATCGGCCCCGTCGACGCGGTCAAGCGGGCCTTCCAGAAGTACGCCCGTTTCGACGGCCGGGCCAGCCGCAGCGAGTACTGGTGGTTCGTGCTGGCCACGACCATCCTGTCGCTGATCCTCTACATCCCCTTCGTGGCCGTCGCGGCCTCCGCGGAGAGCGGCTCCGACGACGTGCCCGCGGGCGCCGTGGTCCTCGGCATCATCGCCGTCCTCGTCCTGCTGGCGGTCGTCGTCCCGAGCATCGCCGTGACCGTGCGCCGGCTGCACGACGCCGGCTTCAGCGGCTGGCTGTACCTCGTCAACCTCGTCCCCTACGTCGGCAGCCTGGTGATCCTGATCCTGACGATCCTGCCGTCGAAGCCCGAGGGTGCGCGCTACGACCGGCGACCGGCCGGCCCCGCCTACTACCAGGGCTGA
- a CDS encoding serine hydrolase domain-containing protein has product MPADDALPRSTPSAQGVSSAGLAGFLDAVEVAPDLELHSVMVLRHGHVVAEGWWAPYGPDEAHLLYSLSKSFTATAAGLAAAEGLLSFDEPVVSYFPELAGAATDERSRTMLVRHVAAMASGHVADTLDRIVTLDRTEPVRAFLGLPPEQQPGSVFCYNNGATYTLGAIVQRVTGQTLLGYLRPRLLDPLGIGPGYWHQHPAGRELGFSGLHLRTEDLARFGQLYLDDGVWHGERLLPEGWVADASAVHTANPAEPNPDWQQGYGYQLWRSRHGYRGDGAYGQFCLVLPEQDMVVVTTAQTENMQGLIDAVWDHVLPGVDAPTPDQDAALAERLAAATLPTDGGGLLGSALPEATAAMDVTAVEDDPEGGWRVTVVEDGAELVIGCGDGSWTRTEVALRDRQVVLSATGTSTGGRLVVQLVFVQTPHRLVLEVDRATLQASGRWLTVPLHRPGFNGLATGTWV; this is encoded by the coding sequence ATGCCCGCCGACGACGCCCTGCCCCGCAGCACCCCGAGCGCCCAGGGGGTCTCGAGCGCCGGTCTCGCCGGCTTCCTCGACGCGGTCGAGGTGGCCCCCGACCTCGAGCTGCACAGCGTCATGGTGCTCCGGCACGGCCACGTGGTCGCGGAGGGCTGGTGGGCGCCCTACGGCCCCGACGAGGCGCACCTCCTCTACTCGCTGAGCAAGAGCTTCACCGCGACGGCGGCCGGCCTCGCCGCGGCCGAGGGACTGCTCTCCTTCGACGAGCCCGTCGTCTCCTACTTCCCCGAGCTCGCCGGCGCCGCGACCGACGAGCGCAGCCGGACGATGCTGGTGCGCCACGTCGCCGCGATGGCGTCCGGGCACGTGGCGGACACCCTGGACCGGATCGTCACCCTGGACCGGACCGAACCGGTCCGTGCGTTCCTGGGCCTGCCGCCGGAGCAGCAGCCCGGCTCGGTGTTCTGCTACAACAACGGCGCGACCTACACCCTCGGGGCGATCGTGCAGCGGGTGACGGGTCAGACCCTGCTCGGGTACCTGCGCCCGCGGCTGCTGGACCCGCTGGGCATCGGGCCGGGCTACTGGCACCAGCACCCGGCCGGCCGCGAGCTGGGCTTCAGCGGGCTGCACCTGCGCACGGAGGACCTGGCGCGGTTCGGCCAGCTCTACCTCGACGACGGCGTCTGGCACGGCGAGCGGCTGCTGCCGGAGGGTTGGGTGGCCGACGCGAGCGCCGTGCACACCGCGAACCCCGCCGAGCCGAACCCCGACTGGCAGCAGGGCTACGGCTACCAGCTGTGGCGCTCGCGGCACGGCTACCGCGGCGACGGCGCCTACGGGCAGTTCTGCCTCGTGCTGCCCGAGCAGGACATGGTGGTGGTCACCACCGCCCAGACCGAGAACATGCAGGGCCTGATCGACGCCGTCTGGGACCACGTGCTGCCCGGGGTTGACGCCCCGACCCCGGACCAGGACGCGGCGCTCGCCGAGCGGTTGGCCGCCGCGACGCTGCCGACCGACGGTGGCGGGCTGCTGGGCAGCGCGCTGCCGGAGGCGACGGCGGCGATGGACGTCACCGCCGTCGAGGACGACCCCGAGGGCGGGTGGCGCGTCACGGTGGTCGAGGACGGTGCCGAGCTGGTCATCGGCTGCGGCGACGGCTCCTGGACCCGGACCGAGGTGGCCCTCCGCGACCGGCAGGTCGTGCTGTCCGCGACCGGGACGTCGACCGGCGGACGGCTGGTGGTGCAGCTCGTCTTCGTGCAGACCCCGCACCGGCTGGTGCTGGAGGTCGACCGGGCCACCCTGCAGGCCTCCGGGCGCTGGCTGACCGTGCCCTTGCACCGTCCCGGGTTCAACGGGCTGGCGACGGGGACCTGGGTCTGA